The genomic DNA ATCATGCTGACCGTAAAGTTGTTCCAGCAGTTTCCGGATGCGCTCGAACATTACCGCAACCGGTTCCGCTATGTGATGGTGGATGAGTACCAGGACACCAACCGCGCCCAGTTCGAGCTGGTGCGGCTGCTTTCCCAGGGAAGCGGGAATCTCTGCGTGGTCGGCGACGACGACCAGAGCATCTATAAATTCCGGGGAGCGACCATCGAAAATATCCTTCAGTTCGAGGACACCTTTGTGGGTGCGAAAGTGATCCGTCTCGAACAGAATTACCGGTGCACTTCGGTGATCCTCGACGCAGCCAATGCGGTGATCGCTCACAACACCGAACGCAAGGGAAAAACTCTCTGGACCCAGAACGAAACAGGCGGCAAGGTGCAGGTGCGGCGCTCCTCCGACGAAGGGGAGGAGGCCCGGTTTATTGCGGATACCATCTCCGAGAATGTGAAAAACGGCGCGAAGTTCTCTGACCACGTCATCCTTTATCGAATGAACGCCCAGTCGCAGATGCTCGAGCGCGGGCTGGTCAAATATGGCATTCCGTACCGGATCATCGGGGGTCTGCGCTTTTATGAGCGAAAGGAGATCAAAGATGTTGTATCCTATCTGTCGGTGCTCGAGAACCAGTCGGATACCCTGCGCCTGAGACGGATCATCAACGAACCGAAGCGAAAGATCGGCGACAGCACGGTGAACACGGTGGCTGAAATCGCGGCGGGGCTAGGTATCCCGGTGTTCGAGGTGCTTGAGACGGCAAACCAGTACGAGGCGCTCGGCCGCAAGGCGAATGATTTGATGGCGTTTGCATCGATGATGCGTTCGCTGATCGATCTGGCGGGCAAATGCCCGCTCGACGAACTGCTCGACGAGCTGCTCGAGCGCACCGGTTATCTTGCGATGCTGAAGGCGGAGGGCTTTGAAGGTCAGACCCGCATTGAGAATATTGAAGAACTCAAATCGACCATGAAACGGTATGAAGAGGAGAACGCCGAACCGAGCCTGTCCGGCTTTTTAGAGGAAATTTCGCTCTACACCGATATTGACAAGTATGACCCAACGGCGGACAATGTCATACTGATGACCATGCATTCGGCCAAGGGGCTCGAGTTTCCATATGTGTTTATCGCGGGTATGGAGGAAGGGATTTTCCCGGGTGTGCAGAGCATGTACGATCCGGCGCAGGTTGAGGAAGAGCGGCGGCTGGCATACGTTTCGCTCACCCGTGCCAAAAAGCAGCTTTACATATCGACCGCGTCCCAGCGCATGCTTTTCGGACAGACGATGCGCAACCGGCCGTCCCGGTTTTTGGGGGAGATTCCGCAGGAGCTGTGCGACATGCAGGACACCACCCTGATCCGCCGCCAGCAAGTGAAAGCCGAGCCGAAGAAGCCGCGCTTTTCGGAGAGCGACCGCTCTTTGGGAGTGGGCGCCGCACCCGCGGCGGGAAGCGTTTTCAGCTTCAAAGTGGGGGACATGGTGCGCCACAAGGTGTTTGGGGAGGGCGTAATCCTTTCGATTACACCGATGGGGAACGACCATCTGGTCGAAGCCGCGTTCGATTCGGTGGGCACCAAGAAGGTTATGGCAAAATTCGCCAGATTATGTAAAATATAGACAGGGAAAACGACCGGAAGATCAAAAAAATCTGTCAGCCTGACCCGATTCGACAAAATGGGACAATTACTTCCAGTATAATATACGCAGGGAAGCAAACAAACCCAATAGGCATGAAAGAGGCTGGGAGACAACGATGCGAAAATTAGAATTATGGCTGATATCCACACAGATCCGCGCAAAATGGAGAAAAGTGGAACAAAACCGCAAAGAGATACAGGCGCTGCTGCAGAAGAATGAAGCGTATACCTCTGAACGGTTGGTGAATCTGAACTTGGAAGCCACAAGATGGGGCTATGAGGCAAGAGAACTGGAAAAACAGTATCTGAAAAAATTGACAGACAAGCCTGCCTAAAGACGGATTGGAAGGCAAATGGCCGCGCTTTTGCGCGGCCATTTTTTTGCTGTATTATTTCCGGCTGTATTTGCGGCCCGCAAATACAGCCGGAAGGGTTTTTTATTGCGAAGCAAGAAAAATCGCGCCCCGATGCACAAAATACGGAATCGCTCATAAAATGTATTGAGTACAGCTCAAAACATAATTAGGAGGATTCATATGGCAGATCAAAAAACAGCTCCAGTCAACGCGACGGGGGCGAACTGCTTTAAAGAAGCAGTATGCATAGATGCCGGCAGAATCTATGATTCATGCACGGATAAAGATTGCCTGACCGACCTGCAGGTGTTCTTCACCGACCGTGCGCAGCCGGTTATCGACAACGCAATCAGCATCAAGTGTAAAGACGTGGAGATCATCACCGTCTATCTGGATGTGGAGCCGGTGCCGTTCAACAAAGGCTTCTATTCGGTGGACATCACCTTCTTCTTCAAAGTGACCATCGGCGCGTATTCGTCCCCGGCGGTTCCTGCGGCGACCGTAGTCGGTGTAGCGGCTTTTTCCAAAAAGGTGATTCTCTACGGAAGCGACGGGAATGTCAAGGTTTACTGTTCGACCGATCCGCGCAACTGCTGCGAGCATGACAACACCAACATGCCTAAGGCAAGTGTACATATAGATGCGCACAAAAAGGTGGGCGGTCATGTGAAAGAGTCTTAAAATTTTTTTAAAAAATGGAAAATAGGCCATTTTGTGACTGTGCTGTGATTGCCGTATGGTTTAATAGGAACATAAGAAATAAATATGGGAAAGTTATCTGAATGAGGAGAACCCTGGAACAGGATGATTTCCCGTTAATGCCCGGTCGTCCGGGATGCTGGCCCCGTTGGAGAGCGGGACAGGCATTTTCGGAAAAATGGGCAAAGCTGAGGCATTTCAGTTAGGAGGAAACAAGATATGAGAGCAACCAAACGTTTTGCGGCAACATTCCTGGCGCTGCTGGTTGTGCTGACCATGTTCCCGAGCGCTGTGTTTGCAGCGGGCGGAAGCGGAAGCAGCCCGTCAGGAAGCGCAGAGGCGGGCAATGTGCAGACAGCGGAGCCGGTTTACGGCAACGGTGCAAACGCCTCCGATTACCCGAGCTATGCAAGTCAGTCTCCGGGCTTTGTGCACATGACAAAGTCTGCAAACTGGGAGAATATGGACGCTGGAACAGCCTATATTGACTTCCAGGTCAACGGTTCGACGATTGGTAAAGGTTCGGACACGGTTGTTGTGATTGACCGCTCCGGCAGCATGGGTTATAAGCATACCCGCCATAGCGATTGCTATATCGTCTGGTACAACGGCAAGTGGGTGTGCAACAATGACCATGATGCCAGCAGCGGCGACCGGGACTATTTCGGCACCGGGCCGGCGCCTACGTCACAGCGTTATGGCCATTGGGGTGGCTTCATGGGTTCAAAGTGGGTATGGGACGGTTACAATGGCGACGACATCGGGGATTCCCGTCTCCCGGGCGCCCAGGACGCGGCTCGTCTTTTCATTGACACAATGCTGCCCGACGCTAACGCGGACAATCGGGTCGCGCTGGTATCCTTCTCGTCCGACGCTTATGGCGTGCAGGCGACTACCACCCATAGCGGCCTGGTTCGCTACGCGGGAAAAAGCACCCTGATGAACGGCGTCGACAGTATTAAGCCGCTCGGCGGCACCAACTACGACGACGCGCTGAAAGCAGCCTACAACATTCTGAATGGCCGTTCCTCCACAGATAAAGCGGAACGCCCGGCAAACGTCGTATTTCTGACCGACGGCGCGCCCAGCAGCGGACCCGGTAACTGGGACGATCTGCTGAAGGCAGGGTTCGAAGACAGGATTGATGTCGGCGGGCACTATGATTATGATTGGAGGTACGGCGCGAACGCGAAGATCTACGCCGTCGCTTCCGAACTTGGCGACAGCGCGGCAGAGACTCTGCGTGGGATTTCCTCCGGCACCGGTTACTTCTACAACACAAATGATGCGAACCAATTGAAAACCGCATTTGAGCAGATCGCTTCGTCGATCCGCAAAGCGGGTACCAATGCGGTCATTACCGATACGCTCAAGGACATTTTTGTAGTCAATGGCACTGTCCAGATCAAAGTGGGCAATGGCGCGTTTAGAGCTGCGACGGCAGACGAAGCCACAGTAAATGGAAGAACTGTGACGGTCAATGTCGGCACGATCAATCCGGAACCCACAATTGTGCGGATTCCGATCCGGTTGCAGCCAAACCAGGATACCCCGGATCAGCTTTTCCCGACCAACGAAGGGAAAGCGACCCTGACCTATGACAACTTTAAAGAGACTCCGGTGCGCTGCACCCAGGAAGTTGATACCCCGGTTCTGTCCCGCCCGAAAGCCGCGGTACAGGTCCAGTATTACTGGGTAAATTCGGATGGCGTCCCGCTGGATGATAGCGGCGATGAGATCCGGTCCGAGGATGCCTGGAAAAATGACAGAAAAATTCTCGGAAAGATCAACTATTCCGAAGTGGATGCGAATCCGGCATATCCGGCTGTGGTGCCAGAATATATCACAGTTGACGGCAAGCTTTATGAATATGTCCCGGATGCGAAGTATGCGAATAAGGATGCCTCCGATACGACAAGCAAAAAGGTACTTGTCAATGTCCCTGTAATCGGCTTTACTTATAACGGTTACGCCGGTTACAGAGAGGCACAGGGACGGTTGGCCACTTATGTTTATTATGGATCGGACAGCACGCCCATCCTGTTCGAAAATGATGCCAACTACAGTCCCTACAAGGCTGAAATTGGTTCCGCAATTTCCACAACGCTTTCCGGCAACATCAAAACCGCGTGGGAACAGACCGATACGCACATTGCGAATGTCCCGGGTTATGAATTCTCACTGGAGGGTTCCTACTATCTGACGATGGATCCTGCCAGCCAGCAGTATTACTATTTGAATGAGCTGAAAAACGGCGATCTCACGATGCCTCCGCTGTACAATAGCGGAGAAGGCTTGCGGCTGCATCTGGTCTACAACCCGATCACCGCGCAGGCGCAGATTACCAAAAAGTTTGCGGCTCCGCCGGCGGGTTCCAATCCGAAAGCGTACTTCACCGTTACCAGAATGGCTGACAACTATGTTGTCCTGAACAAGGCGGAGATCGTTTCGGAGGGGAATGAAACCTTCAATATCAGTTATAACAGCATCTATAAAGTGGAAGAGTTTGATGCAACACCAGGTTATGATGCGGTACAGACCTTCTATGTAAAAGCAAAACTGAATACCCAGACAAATCAGCTTTATCTTGCCCTTTGCGATGAAAGCGGCAACGAATCGGTCGCTTATACCGGTGTGGAAATCAAGGGCAGCAACGGCCGCCAGCTTGAAGTCACAAACGCCAAAACGGAATACACCGGCTATTTGGTCAAAACCTATGACGGCACACCGCCGGAGGACCGCGCGAGCTTCACTGCCGCCGGTACAACCCTGACCAAACTGGCTTCCGCTCCGGCGGGGCTTTCCGGCAACGGCGAATTCTACAGCTTCCCGGCCAAAGTTGGCGAAAGCTATACCTTCACCGAGACAGCTCCGGTCGGTTACAACGGCGCGGGTACCATTGCGGTGACAGCGACCGCGACGGCAAACGGCCTTGTCCTGACCCGGACGAGTGATGCGGTCAGCGGCCTGACGGTCAGCGGCAATGTCATTACCATGAACAACACCCGCATGACCACCACCGACGGTCAGTTCAAGCTCGTCAAGAGCTATGAAGACAACAAGGTCACGAGCGGCGCGCAGTTCACCATCAAGGGCGGCACTTATGCGACCGCCAGGGCATTGGAACTGGTCAGCGGAGAAACCAGAGAATACAAACTGCCGGTGCTGGTTGCAGGCACCGAATACACCATCACCGAAACCTCCGCGCCGGATGGATATGTCGCGGTTCAGTCCTTCACGATCAAACCGGTCGCGAATGCGGATAATACCGGTCTGATCCTGGATATTCGCGGCAATGATGCCAATGTTTCACTGAACGATGCAAAGACTGAGATCAACGTCGTAAACAAGCGCCTGACCGGTTCGGTCACACTGGTGAAGGAATACGACGTCGCGGGCCAGGGCACGGCCTCCTTCACAATGAATGGAGCCGCGCTGCCTGAAAATACCGAGACACCGAACGTTCAGGATTATGCGATCAAGATGACCGCAAATGAAACCTACACCTTTGTGGAGACCGCTCCTGATGCTTATGCGCCTGGCGTCGGCACCTTCTATATTAAGGTGCAGGACGATACCGGTTCCCTGAAGCTCGAACTAGTCGATGCACAGGGCGCCCCTGTCACAAACGGCAAGATCTCCATTAGCGGCACCACCATCACCGTGACGAACAACATCAACAAATTTACGGTCAACGCTTCGGTCGATCCGACAGAAGGCGGCACGGCGGCGGTAAGCGCTGCGAGCGTCAACTACGGCGGCAGCAGCACCGCGGCCTTGACTCTGACCGACGGTTACGAGCTCGTTTCGGTCACTGACAACGGCGTCGCAATTGCGGCGAGCAACACCGTGGATCTTACAAACATCGCGGAAAACCACACGATCGTATTCAACGTGCGGCCGATATCCTACGACGTGACCTACCTGCCGGGTACGACCGATACAGTTGGCAATATGCCGAACCCGGCGACCAAATCCCATCAGTACACGAGCAGCGTCAATGTGGCCGGCGCTCCGATCCGTTCGGGCTACATCTTCGCGGGCTGGAAAGCGACTGCGGGTATGACGGGCACCTACGACGCGGGCAGCAGCTTCACAATGCCGAACAACGATGTCGAATTGACCGCGCAGTGGACCCCGATCTCCGGCAGCGATTCGCTCAAGATTGCGAAGGTTTACACCGGCGGCACCACCAGCGCAACCGAGGCGAACCGGGCAAGCTTTGCGATTTCCCCAAGTGGATCGATTGCTTATGACGCGCAGACCGGCGACTACAATGTGACCGGTGTGAGCTATGGCACGACCTATACCGTTTCCGAAACGGTCGGCGCTCCGTTCACCGCGGTCGGAAACTTCACCTTCACCC from Anaerotruncus rubiinfantis includes the following:
- a CDS encoding ATP-dependent helicase, which translates into the protein MDYALKDRYNQVKRRIIDDFFSKMNPMQRQAVYTVNGPVLILAGAGSGKTTVIINRIANMIQFGDAYNSDWMPEHVTEADVQFLEEYADGESWDMDRAFSLIKNHAVMPWNILAITFTNKAAGELRERLSDMLGSVAADVNASTFHSCCVRILRREIERLGYRSSFAIYDTDDSVRVVKAALKELGLDDKRFPPKGVLSAIGRAKDELRGPAEVAATVGEDYREQVVSKVYTIYQKQLQLANAVDFDDIIMLTVKLFQQFPDALEHYRNRFRYVMVDEYQDTNRAQFELVRLLSQGSGNLCVVGDDDQSIYKFRGATIENILQFEDTFVGAKVIRLEQNYRCTSVILDAANAVIAHNTERKGKTLWTQNETGGKVQVRRSSDEGEEARFIADTISENVKNGAKFSDHVILYRMNAQSQMLERGLVKYGIPYRIIGGLRFYERKEIKDVVSYLSVLENQSDTLRLRRIINEPKRKIGDSTVNTVAEIAAGLGIPVFEVLETANQYEALGRKANDLMAFASMMRSLIDLAGKCPLDELLDELLERTGYLAMLKAEGFEGQTRIENIEELKSTMKRYEEENAEPSLSGFLEEISLYTDIDKYDPTADNVILMTMHSAKGLEFPYVFIAGMEEGIFPGVQSMYDPAQVEEERRLAYVSLTRAKKQLYISTASQRMLFGQTMRNRPSRFLGEIPQELCDMQDTTLIRRQQVKAEPKKPRFSESDRSLGVGAAPAAGSVFSFKVGDMVRHKVFGEGVILSITPMGNDHLVEAAFDSVGTKKVMAKFARLCKI
- a CDS encoding doubled motif LPXTG anchor domain-containing protein → MRATKRFAATFLALLVVLTMFPSAVFAAGGSGSSPSGSAEAGNVQTAEPVYGNGANASDYPSYASQSPGFVHMTKSANWENMDAGTAYIDFQVNGSTIGKGSDTVVVIDRSGSMGYKHTRHSDCYIVWYNGKWVCNNDHDASSGDRDYFGTGPAPTSQRYGHWGGFMGSKWVWDGYNGDDIGDSRLPGAQDAARLFIDTMLPDANADNRVALVSFSSDAYGVQATTTHSGLVRYAGKSTLMNGVDSIKPLGGTNYDDALKAAYNILNGRSSTDKAERPANVVFLTDGAPSSGPGNWDDLLKAGFEDRIDVGGHYDYDWRYGANAKIYAVASELGDSAAETLRGISSGTGYFYNTNDANQLKTAFEQIASSIRKAGTNAVITDTLKDIFVVNGTVQIKVGNGAFRAATADEATVNGRTVTVNVGTINPEPTIVRIPIRLQPNQDTPDQLFPTNEGKATLTYDNFKETPVRCTQEVDTPVLSRPKAAVQVQYYWVNSDGVPLDDSGDEIRSEDAWKNDRKILGKINYSEVDANPAYPAVVPEYITVDGKLYEYVPDAKYANKDASDTTSKKVLVNVPVIGFTYNGYAGYREAQGRLATYVYYGSDSTPILFENDANYSPYKAEIGSAISTTLSGNIKTAWEQTDTHIANVPGYEFSLEGSYYLTMDPASQQYYYLNELKNGDLTMPPLYNSGEGLRLHLVYNPITAQAQITKKFAAPPAGSNPKAYFTVTRMADNYVVLNKAEIVSEGNETFNISYNSIYKVEEFDATPGYDAVQTFYVKAKLNTQTNQLYLALCDESGNESVAYTGVEIKGSNGRQLEVTNAKTEYTGYLVKTYDGTPPEDRASFTAAGTTLTKLASAPAGLSGNGEFYSFPAKVGESYTFTETAPVGYNGAGTIAVTATATANGLVLTRTSDAVSGLTVSGNVITMNNTRMTTTDGQFKLVKSYEDNKVTSGAQFTIKGGTYATARALELVSGETREYKLPVLVAGTEYTITETSAPDGYVAVQSFTIKPVANADNTGLILDIRGNDANVSLNDAKTEINVVNKRLTGSVTLVKEYDVAGQGTASFTMNGAALPENTETPNVQDYAIKMTANETYTFVETAPDAYAPGVGTFYIKVQDDTGSLKLELVDAQGAPVTNGKISISGTTITVTNNINKFTVNASVDPTEGGTAAVSAASVNYGGSSTAALTLTDGYELVSVTDNGVAIAASNTVDLTNIAENHTIVFNVRPISYDVTYLPGTTDTVGNMPNPATKSHQYTSSVNVAGAPIRSGYIFAGWKATAGMTGTYDAGSSFTMPNNDVELTAQWTPISGSDSLKIAKVYTGGTTSATEANRASFAISPSGSIAYDAQTGDYNVTGVSYGTTYTVSETVGAPFTAVGNFTFTLDADGNFAEVSNTSGVAKTDGTTITVTNVSPFKITYRVTNGTMTLDPVDADGTSPVLVNAGESQGFTYRPNTNYELDYVKVDGTVVTAPESYTFTNVQANHSIEVAYKAIPANNVTYLPGEAGAAASGMPADQTGVLRGTDVTVGAAPTWEGRDFVKWTVTGLADVTEYTKEQAGTATFAMPANDVTLTAVWAPKTESGFKLLKSYDVDPASGNLASFTISGGDYTTQALTGNTDGTEFALPALAYGVEYTITEAVPTGYYDINETNSFTVKPVIGADGLVLSLVGSAGNAVSLSDDSMAVAVTNTIKKFTLTSMVTNGTITPTATVNYGASKTFEYAPEKGYSLVSVVIDGTENVTEAHPSSYTFANVTADHSIEVTYEKISNLSYTIEYYTGKTIDTATKITNSDVVVENVEYGTVVGLSEAQRNAKKPAGYNDGVQIGDDVTITANGNVIKVLYTPQATTYTVEFYYDETFSHKTDPIDGFVDDVIDSYTDPEVVRGGYKVGRTENFPLTLGMDPASNVIKVYYEKIEGEWFTVTFKPGTNGRLNGAKDDVVVENIHKGTAWADAVKTVPEITADFGWNVAESAWDAAFPDTINDHLVFTAQYVKDDSLWFTVTFQPGEKGTLEGGTPDVVVEDILSGTKWDDSWTPSIRPYAGWLEAGWDQDFPTEITQNWTFVAQYQQDTENAASLTFRTENGGMINGGSDEIKYKFQVSGLPFVEDLIPELEAYDGFSFAGWKDESGTIITSFPAVVEGHLVYTATWNQIELVEGDFIVNHNFYRNNTNLEDGPKVVGYLPGEIEGLLDENGNITLSDLVDASLTTTGRTYAFRDASLTVEVIPGVVPDEEILDGDNIDSLDDLLTEKEMSLQQYFESLGLTEEAIDAMEDIPEKVKEKMKELLATIQEKMVKKRAIISEVLKKDEVKALNLSAEDVEAEIDGYVTSIKDRNSYLDDLNNLKEKILALDPDAEFDETTGSIIFSFEDKPKDPADNSKDNDKKSEDGATIPSEGEGSSSSEESSSSEESSSSEESSSSEESSSSEESSSSEESSSSEESSSSEESSSSEESSSSEESSSSKESSSSEESSSSEESSSSEESSSSEESSSSEESSSSEESSSSEESSSAEDESAKETKRQETLKELRKEYSDLFYEMENAADSKDNLDRALLGAAKQIRALKIDEDIETFMDTSGLAPKAADPEAGWAVPEGYSNVTDQDTKTAYNPTYRYTFTINYNRNYTPPSGGGDGGDDDDDTTTIPDNPVPLAPKPEELFTILDEDVPLGDLPKTGGNSAAAAGLLGLIALAGGAFLKRKNRNEEDSEG